A region of Periophthalmus magnuspinnatus isolate fPerMag1 chromosome 13, fPerMag1.2.pri, whole genome shotgun sequence DNA encodes the following proteins:
- the ift20 gene encoding intraflagellar transport protein 20 homolog, protein MAKDPLADANLYFDELGKLRVLEPEVSHSTTELKEECKDFVDKIAQFQKMVGGLIDLVGELAKETETEKLKAIGARNLLKSVAKQREAQQQQLQALITEKKMQLERSRVEYEALSKVESEQNEFIDQFILQK, encoded by the exons ATGGCGAAGGACCCTCTGGCCGACGCCAATTTGTACTTTGATGAACTGGGCAAACTGCGAGTCCTGGAGCCGGAGGTGAGCCACAGCACCACCGAACTCAAAGAAGAATGCAAGGACTTTGTGGACA aaaTCGCTCAGTTCCAGAAGATGGTGGGCGGTCTGATTGATCTGGTGGGAGAACTCGCCAAAGAGACGGAGACGGAAAAGTTGAAG GCCATAGGAGCTCGCAACCTCCTAAAGTCTGTGGCCAAACAGCGCGAggctcagcagcagcagctccaggCACTCATCACAGAAAAGAAGATGCAACTTGAGAG GTCAAGGGTCGAGTACGAGGCCTTGTCCAAAGTGGAGTCCGAGCAGAATGAGTTCATCGATcagtttattttacagaaatAA
- the lyrm9 gene encoding LYR motif-containing protein 9, producing MPLAGAELIQTPVQLYRYLLRCTRRLPSSAMQQHYRHAIRQGYNSHTDEDDPERIQMIIHRAIADADWVLNKYLKS from the exons ATGCCTTTGGCTGGAGCAGAGTTGATCCAGACTCCAGTGCAGCTCTACAGATACCTGCTCAGGTGTACGAGGCGTCTACCCTCCTCTGCCATGCAACAACACTACAGACACGCCATccgacag GGTTATAACAGTCACACAGACGAGGACGATCCTGAGAGAATCCAGATGATCATCCACAGAGCCATCGCAGACGCAGACTGGGTCCTCAACAAG tatCTTAAGTCCTGA
- the LOC129456719 gene encoding pregnancy zone protein-like, which produces MGRPDYSSLWRGLLILALSLRASAEPQFMVVFPAVVESGTTVQYCLSVLQVSEDLNLKVSLESKGEERVFYRDVCDDGDKHICKTFQAPVVEDSEIQNFKFEIQGKKFHKIETHKIQIRNYGLKTFVQTDKPMYLPGQTVHFRVVTLDSKLKLADTLVSFEMK; this is translated from the exons ATGGGACGTCCCGACTACAGCTCATTGTGGAGAGGGCTCCTCATACTGGCCCTGAGCCTGAGGGCCTCTGCAGAACC acagTTCATGGTGGTGTTCCCCGCGGTGGTGGAGTCTGGTACCACAGTTCAGTACTGCCTGAGTGTCCTGCAGGTTTCTGAAGATCTGAACCTCAAAGTGTCTCTGGAGTctaaaggagaagagagagtttTCTACAGAGACGTGTGCGACGACGGAGACAAGCACATCTGCAAGACATTTCAG gctcCTGTTGTTGAAGATTCAGAAATCCAGAATTTCAAGTTTGAAATTCAAGGGAAAAAGTTCCATAAAATCGAAACACACAAAATCCAAATCAGGAACTACGGACTGAAGACCTTTGTCCAGACCGACAAACCCATGTACCTGCccggacagacag TGCATTTCCGTGTGGTGACGTTGGACTCTAAGCTGAAACTTGCTGATActttggtgagttttgaaatgaaGTGA